The window CCCTGCTGGGGCTGGGGCGGCGCTCACGCACTCGGGTGGCGAGGGCGTGAGGGCGCGGCGGTGGGGTCTGTCCGCCCGGGGCCGCCTTCTCCTTCCCGTGGAGTCGGCGGGCCCGGTGGTTCTTGCGCACCTTCGGCGATGAGCAATGTTGGCGCAAACAAGCGGCTGGGTCAGATTCTGGGAGCGCGGTCCCGGGCTTGTCAAGGACTTCGCCGGGTCGCCGTGCCCGGGCTCGCAGTGGGCATGGCGAGGCCTCCGGCCTGGGCGGTTCCTCCGTTGGGGCCGTGCGTCCGGTGTTGCGCGTTCGGTGGTACGCGTCCGGCGCCCTGTGTACTTGGCCTGTGCTCGGGGCCCGCGTTCGGCCGGACGCACAGGCCCTGCGTCCCGGGGGCGGCCTCGGTGGCGCGGGAGCCGGGTTCAGTCGGCCGGGGAGCCGGATCGGCTCCCGATGACGACGATCTCGGCGGCGGAGCTCCACGGTCCGCCGCCGCCCGCCTCCTTCAGGGCCCGCAGCCGGACGTACCGGCCGTTGAGCGGGGGAAGGACACGACCTTGGGCGTGTGCGCGGTGGTCGTTTAGGCTGTTTGCGCAAACATGTCATTCGTACCCGGGTGATCAGCAGCCTGTTTCCTGCCGCCCCCGGCCGGGCTCCATCAGCCTTCCGTCGCAGCGGCCGACCTCCCGCCAATCCGGCCGCAGGGTTGCATCTTCGGGGCTGGGTGAGTCAACACGCAGCGGAAGCGGGCCGTCACACCACTGCGCTGCCGGGTTTGCGGGACCCTGCGGTCAGGTCCGGCGGCCGAAGAGCGGGCCGAGGACGAGTTCGGCGGCGCCGGCGGCGACGGCCAGCCGGCCGGCGGCGCTGACGGAGACCGGGACGGGCTGCCAGTCGGGGTCCGGGATCCGGGCCTCGATCTGTGCGGCGACGCCGGCGAGGTAGACGTCGGGGGCGGACAGGACGGCCCGCCCGCCGAGCACCACCCGGTCGATGTCGAGCAGCCGGACGAGGTTGGCGACGCCGACGCCGAGCAGCCGGGCCGCGGCGGCGTGGTCGCCGCGGCGCAGCTCGGCGAGGCAGAGCACCTCCAGGCAGCCGTGGTTGCCGCAGTCGCAGGGCGGTCCGTCGAGCTGGACGGTCTGGTGGCCGAACTCGCCGGCGTTGGTCCGGGTGCCGCGGTGCAGGGCCCCGTCGAGGAGCAGGCCCGCGCCGAGGCCGGCGGCGAGGTGGACGTAGGCGAGGCCGCCACCGGGTCGCGGGGTGGTCGGGGCCTCGGCCAGCGCGGCGGTGTTGGTGTCCTTGTCGACGACGACGGGCAGGCCGTCCAGCCGGGCGGCGAGTTCGTCGCGCAGCGGGTAGCGGTCCCAGCCCGGTGAGTCCCGGGCGTCGAGCGGGGTGAACCAGTGCAGGACGCCGGCGGCGTGGTCGAGCGGTCCGCGGCAGCCGATGCCGGCCCCGAGCAGGCGGGCGCCGGGTGGCAGGTCGGCGGCGGCCCGGTTGATCCGCGTGGTGACGAGGCGGACGGCGTCGACGGGGGCGAGACCGCGCTCGACGGGTTCGGTGCGGACGTGGTGGTGGCGGCCCGCGAGGTCGACCAGCAGGACGGTGAGCTCGTCGCGCTCCAGGTGGACGCCGACGGCGCAGGCGGCTTCGGCGCGCAGCCGGAGCAGGGTGCGGGGCTTGCCGCCGGTGGAGGCCGCCTGGCCGGCTTCGACGATCATGCCTTCGGCGAGCAGCCTGGCGGTGATCTTGCCGATGGCCTGCGGGGTGAGTCCGGTCCCGGCGGCGAGCTCGACGCGGCTGCTGCCCTGGGGTGCGGCCCGGAGCAGGCCGAGGACGAGGGCGGCGTTGTGGTCTCGCAGTCCGGCCAGGTTGGTGCCGGACGAGCCGGGGTGCGACGTCGTCATGGGGTCATTGTGCCTGGAGCCGACGTCCGGGCTTGCACTTAAGAAACACTGTTGCTTAACTATCGGGCATGACTTCCGAGAGCACCCCCGACACCGGTCGCCCCGTCCGCGTCGCAGTGGTGGGCTACGGCCTCGCCGGAGCGGCCTTCCACGCCCCCCTCATCGCCACCACCCCGGGCATGCGCCTGGACGCCGTGGTCACCACCGACCCCGGGCGGCGCGAGCAGCTCCGCAAGGACCACCCGCAGGCCCGCGCCGTCGACACCACCGAGCAGCTGCTCACCGCCCCGGACGCACTCGACCTGCTGGTCATCGCCTCCCCCAACCGCACCCATGTGCCGCTCGCCCGCGCCGCACTGGAGGCCGGAGTGTCCGTCGTGGTGGACAAGCCGGTGGCCGGCTCCGCCGCCGAGGCGGCCGCGCTGGTCGAGCTGGCCGAGGCCCGCGGCCTGATGCTGACGGTCTTCCAGAACCGCCGCTGGGACGCCGACTTCCTCACCGTCCGGCGCCTGATCGCCGACGGCACGCTCGGCCGGGTGCACCGCTTCGAGTCCCGCTTCGAGCGCTGGTGGCCGGAGCTCTTCGGGGTCTGGCAGGAGTCCGCCGACCCGGTCGAGGTCGGCGGCATCCTCCCCGACCTGGGCAGCCACCTGGTCGACCAGGCGCTCACCCTGTTCGGCCCGGCCGTCCAGGTGTACGCCGAGCTGGACACCCGCCGCGACGGCGCCGTCATCGACGACGACGTCTTCCTCGCGCTCACCCACGTCGGCGGCGTCCGCTCGCACCTGTGGATGAGCGCCCTCTCCGGCCAGTTCGGGCCGCGCATGCGCGTCCTGGGCGACCGCTCCGCGTACACCGTGCACGGCCTGGACCCGCAGGAGCACGCGCTGCGCGCCGGGCGGCGCCCGGGCCCCGGCTGGGGCGAGGTCCCCGAGGCGGACCGCGGCCTGCTCGGCACCGGGGACGGTGCCGCCGCGCACCCCTCGGTCCCCGGCGACTACCCCTCCTTCTACGCCGGGGTGGTCCGCGCCCTGAACGAGAGTGCGCCCGCGCCGGTCGACCCGCGCGACGCCGTCGCCGCGCTGGTCGTCATGGAGGCAGCCCGCCGCTCGGCCGCCGAGGGCCGCACCATCACCCTGGCCGACGACGGCCGCACCGGCACCCTGACCGAGGCGACCCCCTGATGACCCCCGACGAGGCCGCGGCCCTGATCCAGCGGGTCGAGGACGAGGAACGCCGTCTGCGCCTGCCGCACTTCGACAACGACGACGCCTGGCTGCTCGGCACCCTGCTGGTCGGCCTGGCGCGCGCCGAGGAGGCGCCCGTGGTGGTGGACATCCGGCGCAACGGCCAGCAGCTCTTCCACTACGCGCTGCCGGGCAGTTCGGCCGACAACGACGCCTGGATCCTGCGCAAGGCCCGCACGGTGGACCGCTACGGCTGCTCCTCCTACCTGGTCGGCCTGCGCTTCGCGGCCAAGGGCCGGACCTTCGAGGAGGACTCCCGGCTCGACGCGGACACCTACGCCGCCCACGGCGGCGCCTTCCCGATCCACGTGGAGGGCGTCGGGGTGGTCGGCACGGTGGCCGTCTCCGGCCTCCCCCAGGCCGAGGACCACCGCCTGGTCGTCGCCGCCCTCGAACGGCACCTGGACCGGCGCCTCGAAACCGTCTGACCCGCCGTCGGCCCCCGCCGCCCCGGCGAGGCGGCGGGCGGCGGGGGCCTGGACCTGGAGGGGGTCCGGCCCCCGCCGGCCTGCTCACCCGGCGACCGAGTCCGAGGCCTGAGGCCGTTGATCGTGGCGCCGCGCGGGGAGGACCCGCCGTCCCGGTGGCGGTTGCCGGCGATCGTCGCGGCACCACGGCCCGTAAGGCCCCCGGCCGACGTCCCGTCACCCGCCGGCGGCGGCCTCCCGGAGGCGGCGGATCTCGGGGTTGCGGCGCAGGTCGGGGAAGCGGTCGCAGAGGCCGCGCACCACCTCGCCGAGGAAGGCCCGGGTGGCGGACTCGAACTCGGCGTACTCCGCGCTGCCCTTGCCGTCGCGCTCCCGGTGGATCCGGACGGTCTCCTTGCCGCCCCGGCGTTCGAAGCGGTACTCACCGGCGCCCCCGGCGGCCGAGTAGCGGGCGCGCCCGGCGCCCGCCAGCTCCCCGGCCGCGGTGAACAGGCCGAGCGCGAGGTCCAGGACCGGCCCGGTACCGCTGAAGTCGGCGCCCTCGACCCGGAACGTGTAGGGGCCCCAAAACGCCTCGCAGGTGAGGTCGTAGAGGTCCGTAGACGCGAAGTCCATGGTGCCGCGGGGCCCGCGGTCGGCGCCGCCGGTGTCGGCGGCGGAGAAGGACAGTTCGATCATGATGCTCGCATTCTCGCATTCTCGCAGGTGGGCGGGACGGCGGATCGCCGGGGGCTGATGCTCCAGCCCCCGGCGATCCGGGTCTCACGGTCGGGACCGTTCGGTCGGTGCGACCCCGGTCAGTACGGGTGCGCCGTCCTGGCCGTCCTCCGTCCCTTGTGCTGCTTCACGACGACGCGCAGCCGCGTGGTGTGCCGGCCGTTGCCGTCCCGGCCGATGATCCGGCCGAAGTCGTGCTCGTAGATCCGGCCGTCGCGGCCACCGGTGTTGGCCCGGCTCTTGCCCTTCTTGATCGTGGTGTGGATCAGGTACTTGACCTCGCGGACGTTGCGCGAGCGGAACCGGCTCTTGCCCGCCACGCGGGACTTCGCGCCGTGCCCGCCGAGGATGTGCGGCAGGTCGATGTGGCACGCGTTCTTGTTGTGCGCGACGACCCAGTCGTCACCGACCCGCACGCTGTAGGTGTGCTGGTCGCCGATGGTGAGGTTGACGACCAGCTGGTCGGCGATCTCGCCCCGGTCGGTGACCCGGGTGACCGGGACCGGGGTGCCGGCCGGCGTCACCAGGGAGTCGCCGACCCGCACCTGCGCGGCGTCGGTCCAGCCCTTGCCGCTCACCCAGACCGGGTGCTCGGCGGTGACCCGCAGCGCGGCCGCGGTGTCCGGGTCCCCGGTCGCGCTCGCCGTCGCGGTCGCCGTCGCCGGATCCGCCGTCGCGGTCTCGATGTCGACCAGGTGCTTGGTGCCGTACCCGTAGATCACCGACAGCACCGGCTCCGGCCGGGTCTGACCGGTCGCCGGGTCGGTGGAGAGCACCAGGTCGCCGACCTGGACCTCACCGATCGGCAGCTGCCCGCCGTCGCCCATCAGCACCGGGGTGCCCGGGTCGAAGGAGTTGCAGCCGGTCCGCCGGAACACCGAGCGGACCCGGGAGGAGACGCGCCGTACGCGCGCCGCGCCCCGCGAGTAGCGGGCGGCCGCGAAGCCGGCCCGGACCGCCGTGTTGCCGCCGACCAGGCCGGCCGCCGCGGTGATGCTCATCTCGGCGGCCTTGCGCCAGTTGCCGGTCGCCGCGTACGAGACGGCGGAGACGGCGGCCGCGGCGGAGCCGATCGGGCCCGGGATGTACGACGCGACCTCGGCGACCTTGGCCACCACGTGCACGGTCTTCTTCAGCCACTTGGGCATGCCCCAGTGGCCGTCGAGGTCCGTGCAGTTGACCGGGTCGCCGGTGCAGTAGTCGTACGCGCCGGCGTTGCCGCCGGGCTCCGGGTCGACCTGGAGGAAGCGGCCGAGCGCCGGGCTGTAGAGGCGGGCACCCATGAGGATGTCGCCGTCCTGGGCCTCGGCGGAGCGCTGCTTGCCGCCCAGCCAGCCGTACCGCGCGGCGGCCTGGCCGTCCTGCGGGATGCCGAACTCGTCGAAGTCCAGCACGACCGGCTTGGTGAGCGCCGGGTCGGTCGTCAGCACGACGGAGCCGAACAGGTCGGTCAGCTGGAGCTGGACGTCACCGGTCCGGCTCGTGGTGGCCACCAGGTCGGTGTCCGGGCCCGAGACGTTGCGGGTCACGGTGCCCTGGGTGGTGTCCTCGACGACCCAGCGGACCTCGTCGGAGTCGTCGCCGTAGTGGTTGAGCTTCGACGTGGCGTTGGCCCACGAGCCGTCGGTCTGCTTCTTGGCCGTGGTGAACGCGGTGAGGCGGTGGGCGGCGTCCTGGGCCCACTGCTGCCTGGTGTCCCCCTTCTCCTGGGCGGCGACCTTGTCGTTGGCCCAGTAGGTGTTGGTCGCGCCGGTCGCGGTCCGCACCGTCCGCCCGAAGGCGTCGTAGCCGAAGCCGGGGTCGGTGAGCCGGTCGGCGGAGTCGTAGCCGTGGTTCTCGACGGTGGCCCCGGTCGTGCCGCAGGTGCCGTCGAGGGCCGAGGGCAGGGTGGTCTTCGACAGCCGGTTGGAGTGGGCGTCGAAGGCGTACTGCCGGGTCACGCAGCCGGTCGTGGTGGTCGACTGCTGGGCCTTCACCAGTCGGCCGAGCCGGTCGTAGCGGTAGGTGCGGGTGGCGGTGGAGCTGGTGTCCCTGGCCACCTGGCCCTGGGTGGAGACGTCGCTGGTCTGGGCCCAGACCACGGCGTTGTCGGAGGTGCGGGTGTAGGTGCGGCCGGTGGCCTCGCCGACCGCGTTGAAGGTGTCCCTGCGGACGATCCCGCCGGGGTAGGTCTGCTCGACCAGCTGGCCGTCCGGACCGTAGGCGGCGGTGAACTCGCCGGCCGTGCTGTCGTTGACCGAGGTGACCAGGCCGCGCGGCTCCTTCGCGCGGTCGTAGGTGTAGGTGGTGGACCCGGTCGGGTCGGCGACCTTCACCGGCTTGCCGAAGGCGTCGAACTCCGTGGTGGTGGTGCCGCCGTCGGCGTCCGTGTAGGAGACCAGTCGGCCCAGCTGGTCCATGACCCGGGTCAGCGACTTGCCGTCGGCCGTGGTCCGCACCGCGTCACCCGTGGCCGGGTCGTACTCGGTGGTGACCTTCGGCATCGCCACGCCCTCGTCCGAGGTGATCTCGGTCGAGGTGATCCGGTCGGCGCCGTCGTAACCGACGACCGTCCTGCGCGACTTGCCCGCGTTGGTCTCGGTGGTCTCCTCGGGCTCGCCGAACGGCGAGTACCGGGTGACCCGCTTGACGGGCAGGGTGGTCGGCATCCGGGTGCCGTCGGCATCGGTGACCGCGCCGCCGGGCAGCGTGGCGCACGGGCTGCCCGCCCACTCGGGGCGGTTGGCGCAGGCGGGGTCCTCCGGGTTGGCCCCGGCGGTGTAGAACACCGACCTGACCGTCCCGGCGTCGCCGCCCGTCGAACCCGGCTTGCGCGACTCCACGGCTCGGCCGGCGGCGTCGTACCGGATGGTCGCCGTCAGCTTGGCGCCGAGCGCGTCGGTGGTCACCGAGGTGGCCGCCTTCAGCGTCCAGCCGGCGGTGCCGCCGATCGGGGCGTCGTAGCCCGTCCTGGTGACCCGCAGCTCGACGTCGTCGGCGTAGCCGTCGATCCGGGCACCGTCGGTGCTGGTGGTGACCAGGTGGTAGGCCTTGCCGTCGGGCTTGCCCTCGTCGTAGGTGTTGGTGTTGTGGTCCCGCGCCACGACCGGCGTGCCGGCGGCGAGCGTGGGGTTGAGCGTGGTCTTGGTCAGGGTGACCCGGTCCAGACCCGCCTGGTAGGAGGGCGCGACGGCCGCCGGGTTCTTCCCGGTGACGGTGAGCCGCAGCTCGTGGTCGCCGCGGGCGAGTCGGCCGGTCGGGCCGGCGGCGAACGGGGTGGTGGTGACCGCCGCGCTGTAGCCGTCGAAGGGGGCACCGACGTTCTGGCCGTCGACCGACAGCTGGACGATGCCGTAGTCGGCCGCCTTGGTCAGCAGCGCGCCGAGCTGGTACGTGCCCTCCTCGGGGACCGAGATCCGGAAGGAGGCGTTGTCCCCGACCGCGTCGGCGGCGAGGAACACCTGGCCGCCGCCGGACCAGCCGGCCCCGGCGCAGCAGGTGGCCAGGGTCTGGACGCGCACCGGGTCGGTGGCGCCCAGCTGGACCAGGCTCTCGCCCTCGGCCGTGACGGTGACGGGTACGGTCTGGCCGTCGACCTGCTCGGCGAGCGAAGCGCGGTAGACCGGTCCGAGCGTCTCGGTGACGTCGAGGCCGTCCGGCGTGTAGAGGGTCCGGGAGTCCAGCAGACGGGCCCGGGACGCGGAGTCGGCGGGCAGGTTCAGTTCGGCCGCGAGGCGTTCGGTGTCCGGGTGGGTGCCGAGCGCGATGGCGCGGTTGGTGGCCTCCAGGGTGCGGACGGCGTGACCGTAGCGGTCGTACTCGGTGGTGTCGATGTCGCCGCCGGGGGTGGTCGACGGCGTCGCCGTGTTGACCTCGTTGCCGGAGGCGTTCAGGTAGTGGACGACGGCCGGCCGGTAGCCGTCCGGTCCGGGCCTGGCCGCGGTGGCGGTGCCGGTGCCCGGGTCGTCCTCGGGGCCGTAGACGGCGGTGGCGTCGGTCGGCGCGTCGGTCTGGGCCCAGGCGGCCACGTCCGGGCCGCCCAGGTCGTACGGACCGCCCGTGGCGCGCGTCAGCGGCACGTCGTAGACGACCTTGCTCGCGGTCTCACCGCTGACCTGGTCCTTGCTGCCCCTGGCCAGGGCCGCGCGACGGACCTTCAGCAGGCGTCCCGGGTCCTGGTCCGCGGCGGCCCTGCCGTAGTCGAGGTTCCACGGCAGCTCGCCCGCGGGGGTGATCCGGGTGACCCGCCCCGCGTCGTCGTAGTCGTAGGCGGTCTTCAGCGGCTGGGCCAGGCGCGGGTCCCAGACCTGGGCCAGGCGGCCGCGCTCGTCGTAGACGTAGTGCGCGACCTCGACCGCCTCCTGCTTGGCGGTCACCGGGTTCCAGGACCAGACCTTCACGGACCGGATCCGGTCGGTGAAGTCGCCCGGGGCCGCGGCCGTCGCGGTGGTGGCGGACGCGTAGTCGTAGTCGGTGACCTCGCAGCCGCGCGGCAGCGGGTCGACGGTGCAGCCGTTCGCGTCGTCGACACCGGGCTCGACCGGGGCGATCACCCGCTTGACGAGCGAGCGCCGGTCGGTGGAGTCGTAGACGTAGCGGGCGGTGGACCCGGCGTCCGGCCCGGTGGAGGACTGGACGCTGTACACGTCCGAGCCGGCCTGGCGGGCGAACACCGTGGCGGACCCGTCCAGTTCGGACAGCGTGTAGGTGTCGCCGGTCGCCTTCAGGACGAGGTGCTCGGCGCCCGGCTCGGGGAAGAGCGTGCCGTCCTGCGCCCGCGCGAAGGTGAGCGAGGTGTCGTCGACGCCCTTGAGGACGGCGGCGTCCGCGCTCGGGAAGGCCAGCGACACGTAGTCGGCGGACTCGCCGTGCGCCCCGCCGGCCCACTGCGGGCCGAACGGCGCGACCAGTTCGCGCACCGACATGCCGTCGAAGTAGACCGGCTTGTCGGCGTTGTCCGAGTGCCCGTTGTAGAGCCGGATCTGCGCCTCGGTGGCGTCCGCGGCGAGCGTGACGTCGGTGGTCAGCTCGGCCCAGGCGTCGGTGTACGGCGCCTTGCGGGACACGGTCGTGGTCAGCGCGCCGGCCTTGCCGTGGACGGCCACGATCCGCATGCCGCGGTCGTCGAGGCCCGCGGTCAGCCCGGTCGAGGAGGGCACGTACACCCAGGCCTTGACCCGGTAGGTGTGGCCGGGCTTCATGCCCAGCTGGAGGCCGCCCGAGCCGCCGAGCAGCGCGTAGGTGTCACCGCTGCGGTTGGCGTCCGGCAGGACCTTCAGCGAGTCGGTCGAGCCGCCCTGGCCCCGGTCGGTGACCCGCAGGGCGGTGCCCGGGGTGGCCAGGAAGCCGGTGGTGTCGGTGGAGACCTGCTGCTGGTTGGCGGTCAGCCGCTCGCCCTGTTCCTGCCAGCCGCGGGTTGCGCCGCGGGAGGAGGAGGAACGCGTGGTGGTCATGCCGAACTCGTCGGTGTCGGTGACGTCCACCGAGTAGTCACCGGTGAGCAGGTTGACCGAGCCGGGGCCGACCTCGACGCCGGTGGCGCCGTCGGCGTTGGCGTCGGCGGTGAAGGTGGACCAGGCCGTCGGGTAGGCCGGGTCGCTGTCCTTGTCCGTGTAGAGCAGCGCGCGGACCTGAACGACGCCGCCGATCTGCCCCAGCGACTCCAGCACCGACCAGTTGGCGTGACCGCCGAGTTCGGCGAGCCGCGGCCGGGTGCCGGAGGTGGGGGTGTTGTCGGCCTTGGTGAGGTGGGCCGCCGGGATGTCGTACTCGGTGGCGCCGGGGCCGCGGCGGTACTGCCAGGTGACCCGGGTGTACTGGGTCTGGGCGTCGACCGCGAGCTTGACGCGCTTGGCGGTCTCGGAGCCGTCGACCGGGGAGCTGACCCCGGCCCGGCCGACCCGGAAGGTGTGGACGGCCGGGTCGGAGAGGTTGTCCGCCCGGTCCTTGGTCTGCACCTTGAGGGTGTGCGTGCCGTCGGTGGGCGGGGTGATCGACGCGGTGGTCGCACCGGTCGCGTCGACCGTCACCGGTGCCTTGCCGTCCAGGGTGTAGACGTAGCCGACCACGTCGTCGGTGCCGGCCGGCGGGGTGAGGGTGAACCGTCCGGTCTGGCCGGCGCCGCCGTGCCACACCTCGTCGGCGGGGTAGTCGGCGGAGGTGACGAACGGCGCGCCCGGCCGGGTGGTGTCGGCGACGACGACCACGTCCTGCGGGGCCCACGGCGAGTTGTCGGTGCCGTCCCAGAGTCGGGCGCCCATCGAGTACTGCACGCCCTCGTCGAGCTTGGCGAGGCCGAAGTCGGCCGGCTTCACCTGGGCGTAGCTGCCGTTCGGGACCTCCTTGTAGACGCGCTTGACGAGGACGCCGGCGCGGTAGAGGTCGAAGTCGGCGCCGACCTTGCCGCCGCTGTCCGGGTCACTGGCCAGGACCTGGAAGGTCGGGGTGGCCGAGGAGGTGAAGCGGGGGTTGCCCTGGCGGGCCGGGAACACGTCGACCGCCGGCGGCGCCGCGGGGACGGTGTTGTAGGTCACCGACAGGAACGGCGGGTGGCCGCCCTGGGAGGAGTCGAAGCGCTTCCACGAGTACGGGCTGGTCTCGGTGGAGGCGCGCAGGCCGAGGGCGTTGTTGGCGTAGCCGTTGTCGGACCAGGCGGTGACCAGCGAGGTGACGTCCTGGGCGACCCAGGCGTCGCCGCAGCCGGCGTTCTCGTTGCCCTTGGTGGCGTTGCTGACCGCCCACTGCTTGTTCCAGTTGGGCTGGTTGGTCCACCGGGAGCCGGTGGAGGCGAGGCCGGTGTCCCAGACCTCCCAGGACCAGGGCTCGCAGGACCACGAGTGGGTGTTGTACAGGTTCAGCTTCGCCGAGAGGATGTGCTTGCCGTGGTACGGCCCCTCGGGGAAGTGCAGGAAGGAGCGGGCGACCTGGCCGCTGCCGTTGTTGCCGAGCTTCAGCTCGGTGGCGGACGACTGGTCGGTGGTCCAGCCCTGCTGGACGAAGGTGTCGAAGGAGGCGCCGACGGTGAGCGCCGGGTCGATCGTCACCGGGTAGCTGGTCGCCGGGTCGCCGAGGAAGCCGGCGTCCGGGGTGAAGACCAGCTCGGCCTTCGCGCCGGCACCGCGCAGCTCCATCGCGACGGGCGCGCGGCGGTTGTGCTCCAGCGACTGCGGGTCGACCGCCGCGTCCCACATCACGGGGGCGGGGATCTTCGCCTGCACCTTGCCGGACGGACGCTCGGTCAGCTCGATCGAGCCGTCGTCCTTGCGGTCGACGTCCAGGCCGCTGGTGTCGATCGGCAGCACGACGGTGCCGGCCTGGGAGACGGCCGAGCGGTCCTTGACGATCAGGTACTGCTCGAAGCCGGTCCGGGTGGCCTCCAGGACGAGGTCCACTCCGGGGCGGGCGTCGACGTAGGTGGCCCGGCTGCCGTCGAGCCTGGGCTTGGGCAGGCGGCCGAGCCAGCCGAGCTGCACCTGCTGCTCGCCGGCGCCGATCTTGACCAGCTCGCGCTCGGCGGGCTTCTCGGCGGCGGGGTCGGGTGCGGCGGCGGCAGCGGCGGGGGCCGAGTCGGCGGGCTTGGCGAAGGCGGAGCCCGAGCCGGAGCCGGGTGTGGTGGGCAGCTGCGGCCGGGCCTCGTCGCGGCCGGCCCGGGCGTCGGCCGCGTGCGCGGGG of the Kitasatospora sp. NBC_01246 genome contains:
- a CDS encoding ROK family protein, translating into MTTSHPGSSGTNLAGLRDHNAALVLGLLRAAPQGSSRVELAAGTGLTPQAIGKITARLLAEGMIVEAGQAASTGGKPRTLLRLRAEAACAVGVHLERDELTVLLVDLAGRHHHVRTEPVERGLAPVDAVRLVTTRINRAAADLPPGARLLGAGIGCRGPLDHAAGVLHWFTPLDARDSPGWDRYPLRDELAARLDGLPVVVDKDTNTAALAEAPTTPRPGGGLAYVHLAAGLGAGLLLDGALHRGTRTNAGEFGHQTVQLDGPPCDCGNHGCLEVLCLAELRRGDHAAAARLLGVGVANLVRLLDIDRVVLGGRAVLSAPDVYLAGVAAQIEARIPDPDWQPVPVSVSAAGRLAVAAGAAELVLGPLFGRRT
- a CDS encoding Gfo/Idh/MocA family protein; translation: MTSESTPDTGRPVRVAVVGYGLAGAAFHAPLIATTPGMRLDAVVTTDPGRREQLRKDHPQARAVDTTEQLLTAPDALDLLVIASPNRTHVPLARAALEAGVSVVVDKPVAGSAAEAAALVELAEARGLMLTVFQNRRWDADFLTVRRLIADGTLGRVHRFESRFERWWPELFGVWQESADPVEVGGILPDLGSHLVDQALTLFGPAVQVYAELDTRRDGAVIDDDVFLALTHVGGVRSHLWMSALSGQFGPRMRVLGDRSAYTVHGLDPQEHALRAGRRPGPGWGEVPEADRGLLGTGDGAAAHPSVPGDYPSFYAGVVRALNESAPAPVDPRDAVAALVVMEAARRSAAEGRTITLADDGRTGTLTEATP
- a CDS encoding heme-degrading domain-containing protein, whose protein sequence is MTPDEAAALIQRVEDEERRLRLPHFDNDDAWLLGTLLVGLARAEEAPVVVDIRRNGQQLFHYALPGSSADNDAWILRKARTVDRYGCSSYLVGLRFAAKGRTFEEDSRLDADTYAAHGGAFPIHVEGVGVVGTVAVSGLPQAEDHRLVVAALERHLDRRLETV
- a CDS encoding DNRLRE domain-containing protein → MRRTAVLAALALLVETGVALDALTADSAYAAPPTDPKATATAPVNEAPDAASALLAARLNGHRVEVTGARTATTTLWADPAGTLTQDTATGPVRVKVGDAWVPVDTTLVETPDGKVAPKVHPEGLTFTGGDPGVRTGDAVAPPAAPAGTGIPATGTPAVEAPAHAADARAGRDEARPQLPTTPGSGSGSAFAKPADSAPAAAAAAPDPAAEKPAERELVKIGAGEQQVQLGWLGRLPKPRLDGSRATYVDARPGVDLVLEATRTGFEQYLIVKDRSAVSQAGTVVLPIDTSGLDVDRKDDGSIELTERPSGKVQAKIPAPVMWDAAVDPQSLEHNRRAPVAMELRGAGAKAELVFTPDAGFLGDPATSYPVTIDPALTVGASFDTFVQQGWTTDQSSATELKLGNNGSGQVARSFLHFPEGPYHGKHILSAKLNLYNTHSWSCEPWSWEVWDTGLASTGSRWTNQPNWNKQWAVSNATKGNENAGCGDAWVAQDVTSLVTAWSDNGYANNALGLRASTETSPYSWKRFDSSQGGHPPFLSVTYNTVPAAPPAVDVFPARQGNPRFTSSATPTFQVLASDPDSGGKVGADFDLYRAGVLVKRVYKEVPNGSYAQVKPADFGLAKLDEGVQYSMGARLWDGTDNSPWAPQDVVVVADTTRPGAPFVTSADYPADEVWHGGAGQTGRFTLTPPAGTDDVVGYVYTLDGKAPVTVDATGATTASITPPTDGTHTLKVQTKDRADNLSDPAVHTFRVGRAGVSSPVDGSETAKRVKLAVDAQTQYTRVTWQYRRGPGATEYDIPAAHLTKADNTPTSGTRPRLAELGGHANWSVLESLGQIGGVVQVRALLYTDKDSDPAYPTAWSTFTADANADGATGVEVGPGSVNLLTGDYSVDVTDTDEFGMTTTRSSSSRGATRGWQEQGERLTANQQQVSTDTTGFLATPGTALRVTDRGQGGSTDSLKVLPDANRSGDTYALLGGSGGLQLGMKPGHTYRVKAWVYVPSSTGLTAGLDDRGMRIVAVHGKAGALTTTVSRKAPYTDAWAELTTDVTLAADATEAQIRLYNGHSDNADKPVYFDGMSVRELVAPFGPQWAGGAHGESADYVSLAFPSADAAVLKGVDDTSLTFARAQDGTLFPEPGAEHLVLKATGDTYTLSELDGSATVFARQAGSDVYSVQSSTGPDAGSTARYVYDSTDRRSLVKRVIAPVEPGVDDANGCTVDPLPRGCEVTDYDYASATTATAAAPGDFTDRIRSVKVWSWNPVTAKQEAVEVAHYVYDERGRLAQVWDPRLAQPLKTAYDYDDAGRVTRITPAGELPWNLDYGRAAADQDPGRLLKVRRAALARGSKDQVSGETASKVVYDVPLTRATGGPYDLGGPDVAAWAQTDAPTDATAVYGPEDDPGTGTATAARPGPDGYRPAVVHYLNASGNEVNTATPSTTPGGDIDTTEYDRYGHAVRTLEATNRAIALGTHPDTERLAAELNLPADSASRARLLDSRTLYTPDGLDVTETLGPVYRASLAEQVDGQTVPVTVTAEGESLVQLGATDPVRVQTLATCCAGAGWSGGGQVFLAADAVGDNASFRISVPEEGTYQLGALLTKAADYGIVQLSVDGQNVGAPFDGYSAAVTTTPFAAGPTGRLARGDHELRLTVTGKNPAAVAPSYQAGLDRVTLTKTTLNPTLAAGTPVVARDHNTNTYDEGKPDGKAYHLVTTSTDGARIDGYADDVELRVTRTGYDAPIGGTAGWTLKAATSVTTDALGAKLTATIRYDAAGRAVESRKPGSTGGDAGTVRSVFYTAGANPEDPACANRPEWAGSPCATLPGGAVTDADGTRMPTTLPVKRVTRYSPFGEPEETTETNAGKSRRTVVGYDGADRITSTEITSDEGVAMPKVTTEYDPATGDAVRTTADGKSLTRVMDQLGRLVSYTDADGGTTTTEFDAFGKPVKVADPTGSTTYTYDRAKEPRGLVTSVNDSTAGEFTAAYGPDGQLVEQTYPGGIVRRDTFNAVGEATGRTYTRTSDNAVVWAQTSDVSTQGQVARDTSSTATRTYRYDRLGRLVKAQQSTTTTGCVTRQYAFDAHSNRLSKTTLPSALDGTCGTTGATVENHGYDSADRLTDPGFGYDAFGRTVRTATGATNTYWANDKVAAQEKGDTRQQWAQDAAHRLTAFTTAKKQTDGSWANATSKLNHYGDDSDEVRWVVEDTTQGTVTRNVSGPDTDLVATTSRTGDVQLQLTDLFGSVVLTTDPALTKPVVLDFDEFGIPQDGQAAARYGWLGGKQRSAEAQDGDILMGARLYSPALGRFLQVDPEPGGNAGAYDYCTGDPVNCTDLDGHWGMPKWLKKTVHVVAKVAEVASYIPGPIGSAAAAVSAVSYAATGNWRKAAEMSITAAAGLVGGNTAVRAGFAAARYSRGAARVRRVSSRVRSVFRRTGCNSFDPGTPVLMGDGGQLPIGEVQVGDLVLSTDPATGQTRPEPVLSVIYGYGTKHLVDIETATADPATATATASATGDPDTAAALRVTAEHPVWVSGKGWTDAAQVRVGDSLVTPAGTPVPVTRVTDRGEIADQLVVNLTIGDQHTYSVRVGDDWVVAHNKNACHIDLPHILGGHGAKSRVAGKSRFRSRNVREVKYLIHTTIKKGKSRANTGGRDGRIYEHDFGRIIGRDGNGRHTTRLRVVVKQHKGRRTARTAHPY